TATCAAGGAGTAATTCTCTCGACAAATAAGGAGAGTCTTAGGCAAATGTTTAGACTTGAACCTCAGGTTACATACAAAATAGGTGATTTGGAGTAGGGAAATATTGGCTGGGGAAACCAGGAAAGTACTCCTAAAGAAGGTTGCACaaaagtgtctctgataaaggcctcatttctcaaatatatagagaattgagtcaaatttataccACACCAGCACTAGGATCCTGGCTCAGCTCCAGGTAAGTTGCCAGACTCCTATAActtccagcagcaccagccatcCTACACCTCACCTTcttagcacagcaccagacatgaaggtcccccatgggcctcagggcaacactAGTGTAGCACCAAGTAAACAGCCAGAGCCTGCAGCCCCTAGCACAAGAAGCCCGAGACAGTACCCTTCTAACAAGGAAGCAGAACTtaactttaaaagaaatgaaaaaggccaaaaaagatgagcaaaaagtaacaacaaaaaaaggaatgtgatcatagaaagttattatggtgacagggaagatcaagacacaaactcagaggatggcaacaatgtcaaaacacctatgggcaaagccccaaggaaaagaaaaatgggaattggtctcaagcccagaaagaactcatggaagagctcaaaaggaagCTTAAAATCATGTAACTGAggtaattatgaaaaaaagagtcaacagcttggaaaaagaaaacaactgcttaaaaaatagaattagccaaaatggaaaaggagatactaaaatccactgaagaaaacaactccttaaaaagtacaactggtcaaatagaaaaggaagtacaaaaactaactgaggataacaactccttaaaagttagaaccgGGCAAATGGTGACTaaggactctatgagacatcaagaatcaaccataaaaatgtaaaagaatgaaaaaaatgaaagaaaatttaaaacacttcattggaaaaacaactgacctggaaaataaaaccAGGAGAGACAATGACAGAATCATTGgcttacctgaaagccataatcgaAATGAAGatctggacagtatctttcatatttcacaaaaactgctgggaaaattggaaaatagtatggcaaaaactggacatagaccaatattgTACACAAGTCAAAatgattcatgatttaggaataaaggctgacactgtaagcaatttggagagcaagaaatagtttgtctgtcagatttatggaaaagggacgaattcatgaccaaacaagaaagagcattacaaaatgcaaaatggatcattttggtTATATccaattgaaaagtttttgtataaacaaagccaatgcaacaaaaattaggagggaagcagaaaattgggaaagaatctttacaaccactgtttctgataaagccctcatctcTAAACTATACagagaactgaaccaaatttataggaacacaaATCATTCCCTAtttaagaaatggtcaaaagatatgaacaagcagttttcagaggaagaaattaaagatatctatagtcatatgaaaaaatgctctaaatcacaattaattagagaaatgcaaatgaaaacaactcttaggtaccgtatctctcctgtcagattggctaacatgacacaacaggaaaatgataaacgctggagaggatgtgggaaaaatggaacattgttacattgttggtggagttgtgaactgatccagttattctggagagcaatttggtactatgcccaaagggctataaaaatgtgcataccctttgacccagcaataccactctaggtctatatcccaaagagatatacaagtgggaaatggacccgtacgtacaaacatatttatagcagctttttttgtggcagcaaagaattgaaaatcaaggggatgcccatcaattggggaatggctaaaaaattgtggtatatgaatataatggaatactattgtgcaataagaaatgatgaacagacagacttcattacaacctggaaagacttatgcgaattgatgctgagtgaggggagcagaaccaggagatcattatacatgattacagacacatggtatctgtaaggactaactttgatagacttgaatcttttcatcaatgcaaggttcaaagaaagctccaaaatacccatgatggaaaaagctatgcacatccagaggaagaattatggagtctgaatgcagattgaggcaaactatttgctctctctttttttccttcttttttgttttcatttctcctttctcatgattcattccattggttataattcttctttgcaactagactattatgtaaataagttcagtctgaaggtatatgtagaatctacattGAATTGTATGCCATTTTAGGGAGCaaggtgggggagaaggagggagagaaaatttggaacacaaaaatcTATGGAACTAAATGatgtaaattaaaaatgaaaaaagaaatttataaaaaaagaaattatcagacAAGCCCCTGAAGAGAGAGAAATACTTCAATAGCCAAATgatgagtaaataaatgaattcCTTTCCATATTCTTGATCTCTAGTTTGCTGCTTTAGAAATGTGGGGAAATTTCCCTTGGATTTCCTGGATTGAGACTGTGGACTCACTCTCTCAGTTAAAAtgagaaaaccctaagtgggaaAGCTAATTCATGCAATATAGCATCTAGCATAGTCTAATCTGTACGATTTCTGTTATCTATTTGCttgaataaattgtttttttttcattttctgagatTTAGGAAGTGAACAAGACGAGTTCAAATCTCTCTTAAGCTCAAatctcatttaacctctgtctgtgcCAATtccaccatctgtaaaatagggataacacctacctcccagggttgtcctgagaacaaaattaaatgcaaaactaaaggtacttttaaaaaggaaagttatttttattgtcattaaCCAGAAAAGCAGCTTAAacctaaaaaaaatcatttctcctAGATTAGCCCCATTTAGGGAGAGTACGTGAATATAATTCTAGGCTCAAATACCCAACTTCTGCCTCTCCTTTAATCAGGAATCTAAGTCTCCATTTGTATGAGTCTGATAAAATTACAAAGATATTTAAAATGCCTCCCTATGAGCCACATTTAGACAAACCTATGTGGATATACACATAACCTATATGGGAAACATAGCCTGTATGTAAAAGTTTGTATGTGCTAATAGCCTATATTTACTTACCTATGAACATGCTATAttcccctagtagaatataaatttctcgagggcagggactgctttgtcTTTATACTTGTATTCCTAGGCCCTAGTAAAATGACTGGCACAAAGtcagcacttgataaatgcttcttattGATTAATAGTACCTAGCTAAAAGGCTTGtcataaaatttaaataagatcATAGATGGAAAAACACTTTGCCATATTTAGAGAGGTATATAAATACCAGTGATTGTCTTGAGCCTCATgcctagtaggcatttaacaaattctTATTAAATGAATTTCATATTAGAAGAAGCAAGGCAAATATCCTATTTGAGGTCTATGAATAATAAGAGATAGTAGAACAATTTAGATACCCCCTACTACCTATCAGGAAAAAGAGTACTGGCTATACATGGTTGGCTGACATTTTCAATGAGTGCTTTAATTTGGAACCTTCTTCTCTCCTTGGTTCAGGACCTACTATTACTTCATCCTCAACAGTGGCCCTTGTCTCTACCCATCTTCCCTTGGTCACACCTGTTGCCTTCCTTTATCCCCTACCTTCCTATTCTCCTCTATGATATTACCTTGGTCAGATTCAGTTGTCAACAGTTTGCAGTGGACTTTCAACGAAGAAACAGAGGTTTGATtgtcagttctgccacttaccagctgtgggactctggtggggggggaagggtggagaAATTTCTTTGGgttacattttctccctctgtaaagtgagagagcTGGATTCTTAATCTGTTAACTATGGTCACGGGGgtgtactggtaaatatttaacagtaagctctctggaaaaaatgtatgcatgaaacacttttaatttgtatttgcaTTATTAAAAATTTCTCTATcgttttcttaagtctagacaatcaacaaaacaatagatcaAGCCTTCATTTGTagaatttgttgatttctgagatataaacgctcacacagaaaatttacCAAGGGACTCTTAACAGCCAATTTGGGAGGGTTTCAGCACACTCTGGGTTGTGGACTCTTGCTGGACCATGAAGTTTCCTCAAGAAGCCAATTTCATAGAATAAGTCAGTATGATAAATATACAAacttttcctctgaaaattgaaTGAATAATATACCTTCCAGATGTCTATATTTTTAACTGTATGTGCATCCTTTTGTGATTAATGAAACGTAAATCAATGTGAAAGTGGTATTTAATTCATGAAGTCATGCATTTTCTTAATCAATAGATACTAAAAGTAAAACTTCTATCATATGGGGAACCATGAAATTATTCTGGTTAAAAAGGCAGTGTCCTAGGAACCATTAGACTGCAAAGTCTTTTCCAGCCCTAGATTCTATGAGCCTGTAAAAATCTattcacttttgaaaagtgaattAGCCTATTCTGCCACAAAGTTACCAAGTGATATACTACCACTGTTACTTACGTGATTTGTTTGAGAGGATAGAATGTGagagcttaaagggaccttagactACTAGACAGCCAGAGGCATTACAACATACAACGTTGGAACATAGTGTTACTACTGGAATGGACCTTATGGTTATTGGAtacaacccctttattttacagagagaaCTGAATCCCAGAGGGTAGATAAGTAGGCAAAAATTTTACTGAAACAACTTTTGGTGAGGTTATACAATGAAGAGAAAGTAtgcttttcttatatattttttcttataaaaattaTACCCTCTATTAAAACAGATGAACTTATGAATGAAGCAGAAAGTTGAATACAgtaaaccagcatttattaggcacctactatgtgccacacactgggctaaatgctagggatacaaagaaaagcaaaagacagtccctgctctcaaggagcgcCCAAGAaatttaatggggaagataacatgtgaacaaatatgtacaaacaagatatatgcagagtaAATGCGGGGGGCGGGGTAGAGTAGTGTCAGAGAGATAGTGTTAAGATCAAGGAGAACTGGAAAAGCCTTCTTAAAACAAGAGAAAACTTTGAAAGAAATATTGCTATACAATTTGATAACTTTTCCCACATAGCCTTAATTCATAGCAGACTCTCATAATAACTTCTATTATTCATACACCTAAATTGGAATATTCACCTTTCTTCTCCAGATATGATATTCAATTTCCCTTTGGAGTGTGAGCACATATTGGACTCCATAActttaccattttttaaaataaaaaatagcccTCTGTTTATTAAAAAACATTAGAAACATGATTGGTagcaaaaataaattgaattggcAGACACAAAATTTCAGAACAATGGCAACAAAAGGTATATGGGGAAGTTTTTTTCATGCATGCAACCCCTCCTTCCCTATTACCTACCCATCACCTTTCCTACCACCTCACTACCTTCTTTCTGCCCTGTATAACTCTTCCAGTATAGTAGCTCAAAATCTTTTTATTCAAAACACCTTTAAAATCTGTTCCCCTTGAATCCCCTGGGTCTCTAGCAGCCCTGGGGTGTTTTGGGTCTGGGCTGACAGCATACTGACTGGAAAAAAAGCACAGAGCCTTCTCCCTATGTGTCTCTGATGCACTGCTAAAGTGGTACTGTTTTGTGGAACAACACTGTAAACCACACTGGCACCACACCGTAAATACCATGAGGACAGGTATCATGatttatctaaactttatatcaTCACCAGTGGACATGGTAGGTGCATAATAGATACagatttgttgaataaataaatgaatgaaagggaaatgaaagaaatCTCCTTCTAATTCCCCATGGAGGGTTTGGCCAGTCTAAGCTTTACCCACTGCTGACTACTCAGAGAGCTCTCTCATAATAGCCCAAGGTAATTGACATTAGAAATCTCTGGACTAGAGAAGGTGGAGTGGAGTGAGATAGTCTTGGGTGGACTGGAGTAGGATGGAGTTGGCATCTGTAACAAGAATGTTGCTAGCacctgctgtgggggtgaaagacccaacaagaccagcaataCAAGCTGccagcacgggttctttgatctgcttttctaaggaaagcaactttaaggggttattaatctcactttaatcaaacatatgtatatcattcatttagttcagggggaaaagcaccctgaacttcagagcaaatacaaacagaaattacaaacacagatcatataaacacagcaaataacacaaaccagtctgtccatagcaatacatagttaccagagaagtaccaacatctgggtttttccaaagTTGGGGgatcttaacaatggctgcccagagtctccacaccaacacttccaatgaatgagagccccaaacataatgctaacctctgagtttatgtaccctgttcagggtcaaagagcatcacaaccatgtgactcaaaaccatgtgatgaTTCTTcaggcgtcacaaccatgtgactcaaacctatgtgaactaggctttctcttgaggtAAGCAGGCCACCGAGGACTCCTggtttaatcaaagaaacaaaggccagcatcatcaaaggcacttgattactttagcattctcaaaagagaaaagagtaaaaaaaagtcccaccttaattaccaatacagcatCAGGAGCAGCCATTGCTGTTATGGAGAGGAGAGAGTTTTCCCATTGCCAAAAAGTCTCCCTAGTGCCCCTTTCATGTCTTTGTTCCTCAGGCTATAGATGAACGGGTTCATCATGGGAGTCACCACCATGTAGAGGACAGCAGCTGCACTTTTCCTTTGAACAGAGTAGCTTGATGATGGAAATAAATACACACCCATTAAGGAACCATAGAAGAGTAAGACGACAGTGAGGTGGGACCCACAGGTTGAGAAGGCTTTCCATCTACCTTCAGGAGAAGAGAAACCAAGGATAGCAGAGGTGATGTGGGCATAGGAGAGGACAATGAGAGCAAGGGGAACAATGAGGAATATTGCTCCCAGGATGATTACCATCAATTCATTTAAGTGGGCATCTGAGCATGCCAACTTTAGCAGGGGACTAATATCACAGTAGAAGTAGGGGATAGCATGATGGGTACAGAATTCCAGGTGGGCCAACAAAATGCAGTGTGTCAGGGCAGGAATATTGGTCAGTGTCCAGCACACAGTCAGCATCAGCGCACAGTGCTGGGGGCTCATGACTGTGGCATAGTGAAGGGGTCGGCAGATAGCCACATAGCGGTCATAGGCCATTGCAGCAAGGAGGAGGTTGTCCAAACCCCCAAATGTAAGAAGGAAATATAGCTGGGTGATACATCCAACATAAGAGATGGTCTGATGCTGGGACTCAATGTTCACCAGCATCTTGGGGATAGAAGCTGATACAAAACAGATGTCTGCAAAGGACAGGTTGGCTAAAAAGAAATACATAGGGCTTTGGAGGTGGGGGTCTGAGCTAATGGCTAGTATGATGAGaaggttccccaccactgtgATCAGGTACATGATCAGAAAAAGCCCCAAAAGCAGTCTCTGCTGATCTGGTCGTTCAGAAAGTCCCAAGAGGATAAATTCAaagatgcttgttttatttttctgttccaTGTGTCTCCCATTGTCTGTGAAAATGAGAAAACTCTATAAGTCAACTCTTACTGAGCTCCCTCATTACACCTAGTCTTATGCTATAGACTTTGGTTAAAAGAAGGAGGAGGCATGATCTCTGTCCTGGATAAATGGTTGCCTTAATAAAGAGAACTTTCAACCTAAAGTCCGAAGAGCTGGGTCTGAGCCTGAGCCAAGTCAGCTCCTAGTGGTGTGATCAGAGAAAAGCTGCTTCTCTCTGTGacagtttcctcctccatgaaATGGGTTTCCAGACCTATACTCTAAACTTCAAAGTTTTTGTGAGTAAAACACTctagaaatatgagctattattaaaaTTAGAGGAGCTGAGACTTGATTATTATACTTGATTATTCTACTTGATTATTATACTTGATTATTCAGTGAACAATTAAGGACTATTTTTAAGCAAGTGCTAGGTTTCTTGATGCAATCTAAATGGGGTtgctcagagaaagaagagatcagtgAAGGCTGGAAGAGGCTTTCAAGAGGTAGTAGTACTTGGACTGGGACCTAGTTGATGGAGAGTGTTTAATGAATTAGCCTTACCAGGTCAGGAATAGATTATTGTCTAATTGGTACAAATATAGGCCATTCTCTGCCACCCTACATCTACTATAGACAGCTTGTATTCAAGACTCAGGATCCTGGATGTGTGACGCTGGACGAATCTccttatctctctgggcctcagcttcctcactgaTAAATTATTAATATCCTTGCTCTGCTGagttcataggattgttgtgatgaaTTAACACACTATTCTAAGGTAGTTATTCTGATCATAAAACCCGAGGGTAGCCTAAATTTGGACATTAAAATTACTACAAAAGTTTTGCTCTTTTGTtcaaggggagagatgggagagatagaaaatttattcttattaattagaaaaaaataatttaaaaattatttttaaaaggtacttACAATATAATGGAAGTATAGCTTAGGCCTAACTAAGCAATAACAGCAAAAGAAGCAGCTGTAGCTTCCCTGCTAGTGTACACgagtatgtgtgtgcacacgcatgtatgtacatgtgtgcatgtgtgtgtgtgtgcacgtatgcACCCCCTGAGGATTCTAATTGAGATGCCCCCACTGTTGGTGTTACAAGgtaagagaggcagatttcagtttaTCCCTCTTCTGAATTCCTTAGAGGTGTGAATTAATCACAAAACAATTCAATTTGCTCTTCATCCTCTGCAATTCTGAGGTTGGAAAAAAACTTCTTGGGAGTTTGTTATAGG
This region of Trichosurus vulpecula isolate mTriVul1 chromosome 3, mTriVul1.pri, whole genome shotgun sequence genomic DNA includes:
- the LOC118842196 gene encoding olfactory receptor 1N2-like, producing the protein MEQKNKTSIFEFILLGLSERPDQQRLLLGLFLIMYLITVVGNLLIILAISSDPHLQSPMYFFLANLSFADICFVSASIPKMLVNIESQHQTISYVGCITQLYFLLTFGGLDNLLLAAMAYDRYVAICRPLHYATVMSPQHCALMLTVCWTLTNIPALTHCILLAHLEFCTHHAIPYFYCDISPLLKLACSDAHLNELMVIILGAIFLIVPLALIVLSYAHITSAILGFSSPEGRWKAFSTCGSHLTVVLLFYGSLMGVYLFPSSSYSVQRKSAAAVLYMVVTPMMNPFIYSLRNKDMKGALGRLFGNGKTLSSP